In Aptenodytes patagonicus chromosome 6, bAptPat1.pri.cur, whole genome shotgun sequence, one genomic interval encodes:
- the AKAP19 gene encoding small membrane A-kinase anchor protein: MGCIKSKDAFPGSNAIQDERIREGHEGCTGEKSSLIAVEVDEKGPSSTIVLDYAHRLSREILDQAVKQWAVTESKYSDIPYIESDVP; this comes from the coding sequence ATGGGATGCATCAAATCCAAGGATGCCTTTCCAGGTTCAAATGCTATCCAGGATGAAAGGATCAGGGAAGGTCATGAAGGATGCACCGGGGAGAAATCATCACTGATAGCAGTGGAGGTGGATGAGAAAGGTCCATCAAGCACCATAGTGCTAGACTATGCACACCGTCTCTCCCGTGAGATTCTTGATCAGGCGGTGAAACAGTGGGCAGTGACTGAAAGCAAATATAGCGACATCCCTTATATTGAAAGTGATGTGCCCTGA